The following proteins are encoded in a genomic region of Alistipes shahii WAL 8301:
- a CDS encoding sigma-54-dependent transcriptional regulator yields the protein MEERILIVDDDITFALMLRTWLSKRGFGVGTASSVAAARTALEAGGFSLVLSDMRLPDEDGIALLQWMAGAGVAAPVIVMTSYAEIQNAVRCMKLGARDYVAKPVNPDELLKKIREALDVPAAPAAKSASKPAPRAAGSFSEQPLNYIEGRSDAARQLYEHIRLVAPTNMSVLVNGASGTGKEHVAQLIHRESKRAGKPFVAVDCGAIPRDLAASEFFGHVKGAFTGALADKTGAFEAADGGTLFLDEVGNLGYETQVQLLRALQERRIRPVGSNREIPVDIRLVAATNEDLEAAIARGTFRADLYHRINSFTLRMPCLRQMRGDIPLFADFFLDQANRELDKRIVGFDAAVAAALAAYDWPGNLRQLKNAVMSATLLAAGEYITCRDLPAEVTGGPAEPAEAPLSLRDPASEEEQIRRALATAGGNKSQAAKLLGIDRKTLYNKLHLYGIE from the coding sequence ATGGAAGAGCGGATTCTGATTGTCGACGACGATATTACTTTTGCCCTGATGCTGCGCACGTGGCTCTCGAAACGCGGTTTCGGAGTCGGGACCGCCTCGTCGGTGGCGGCGGCGCGCACGGCTCTTGAGGCGGGAGGCTTCTCGCTCGTGCTGAGCGACATGCGCCTGCCGGACGAGGACGGCATCGCCCTGCTGCAATGGATGGCGGGAGCGGGTGTCGCGGCGCCGGTGATCGTGATGACGAGTTACGCCGAAATCCAGAACGCCGTGCGGTGCATGAAGCTCGGCGCACGCGACTATGTGGCCAAACCGGTGAATCCCGACGAACTGCTGAAAAAGATCCGTGAAGCGTTGGATGTTCCGGCGGCGCCGGCCGCGAAATCCGCTTCGAAGCCCGCGCCGCGTGCGGCCGGGAGCTTTTCGGAGCAGCCGCTCAACTACATCGAGGGCCGCAGCGACGCCGCCCGGCAGTTGTACGAACACATCCGGCTGGTGGCCCCGACCAATATGTCGGTGCTGGTCAACGGTGCGAGCGGCACGGGCAAGGAGCATGTGGCGCAGTTGATCCACCGGGAAAGCAAGCGGGCCGGAAAGCCCTTCGTGGCGGTCGACTGCGGGGCCATTCCCCGCGATCTGGCGGCTTCGGAGTTTTTCGGTCATGTCAAGGGGGCCTTCACGGGGGCTTTGGCCGACAAGACGGGCGCTTTCGAGGCGGCCGACGGAGGCACGCTGTTTCTCGACGAAGTAGGGAACCTGGGTTACGAAACGCAGGTACAGCTGCTGCGCGCCCTGCAGGAGCGGCGTATCCGTCCCGTCGGCAGTAACCGCGAGATTCCCGTCGACATCCGTCTCGTGGCCGCGACCAACGAGGACCTCGAAGCGGCCATCGCGCGCGGGACGTTCCGCGCCGACCTGTACCACCGCATCAACTCCTTCACGCTGCGTATGCCCTGCCTGCGGCAGATGCGCGGGGATATTCCGCTCTTCGCCGACTTCTTTCTCGACCAGGCCAACCGGGAGCTGGACAAGCGGATCGTCGGGTTCGACGCCGCGGTCGCCGCGGCCCTTGCCGCCTATGACTGGCCGGGGAACCTGCGGCAGCTGAAAAACGCGGTGATGTCGGCGACGCTGCTCGCCGCGGGCGAGTACATCACCTGCCGCGACCTGCCGGCCGAAGTCACCGGAGGTCCGGCGGAACCTGCGGAGGCGCCTCTTTCGCTGCGCGATCCCGCTTCCGAGGAGGAGCAGATCCGCCGCGCCCTCGCAACGGCGGGCGGCAACAAGTCGCAGGCCGCCAAACTGCTCGGCATCGACCGCAAAACGCTCTACAACAAACTCCATCTTTACGGTATCGAATAG
- a CDS encoding BACON domain-containing protein yields MKRLFRLLLILGLAAGTWSCADDGTPSVSINGGTDFLSLDHLARSGKITVNAPAPWSVTLAPENYGQDEKPDWLTLSAEEGPAGYSEIDVTFAENPGPARSASLLFSCDGKTLAFTVSQSAGGTGFDAPDYYFYISVGTMPTLYSGLHLLSHDKPSYVSYERASTFDAAEFPDRAFVYPVADPTGHATNEELRAMSEAMKRRILEINAEDPTAVFGLWVDDLRCRLGYDWFVAQGIDSARVKVTMLSDGTATYNNFHNYFGDAATAEQNWNDYAAEVEALDWNHGGRYPETRAPEEFASYTWPYYLSTRPDYRLMLQNSSLMESSCPFIADRLAAMKMESVQPYELLTALPEASKQQFYRMAKFDYARFAGLFDLSPKKNLIIIGTSHSSAASEQQQAAYVERIIQQYGSDYDIFFKPHPADSSSAGYPDRFEGLTLLPGQMPFEIFVWALLDKIDMIGGYPSTTFISVPLDKVGFLFAADADGLVRPLNILFRDAANVEWIQ; encoded by the coding sequence ATGAAACGATTATTTCGTCTTCTTCTGATCCTGGGCCTCGCGGCCGGAACCTGGTCCTGTGCGGACGACGGAACTCCGTCGGTCAGCATCAACGGCGGAACCGATTTTCTGTCGCTCGACCACCTCGCCCGCAGCGGCAAGATCACCGTCAATGCTCCGGCGCCCTGGAGCGTGACGCTGGCGCCGGAAAACTACGGTCAGGACGAAAAACCCGACTGGCTGACCCTCTCCGCAGAAGAAGGACCGGCAGGGTACTCCGAGATCGACGTGACCTTTGCCGAGAATCCGGGTCCTGCCCGCAGTGCGTCGCTTCTTTTCTCCTGCGACGGAAAGACCTTGGCTTTCACCGTCTCGCAAAGTGCGGGCGGCACGGGATTCGACGCCCCGGACTACTATTTCTACATTTCGGTCGGAACCATGCCGACCCTCTATTCGGGCCTGCACCTGCTTTCGCACGACAAACCGAGCTACGTCTCCTACGAACGCGCAAGCACCTTCGACGCCGCCGAATTTCCCGACCGGGCCTTCGTGTACCCCGTCGCCGACCCCACGGGCCATGCCACCAACGAGGAATTACGGGCCATGAGCGAAGCGATGAAACGCCGCATCCTGGAGATCAACGCCGAGGACCCCACAGCGGTCTTCGGGCTATGGGTCGACGACCTGCGGTGCCGCCTGGGCTACGACTGGTTCGTGGCGCAGGGCATCGACTCGGCACGCGTGAAGGTGACGATGCTCTCCGACGGCACGGCGACCTACAACAATTTCCACAACTACTTCGGCGATGCCGCCACGGCCGAGCAGAACTGGAACGACTACGCCGCCGAAGTCGAAGCCCTCGACTGGAACCACGGCGGCCGTTATCCCGAGACCCGCGCGCCGGAGGAGTTCGCCTCCTACACCTGGCCCTACTACCTCTCGACGCGCCCCGATTACCGGCTGATGCTGCAAAACAGCAGCCTGATGGAGTCCTCCTGCCCGTTCATCGCCGACCGGCTGGCTGCAATGAAGATGGAGAGCGTCCAGCCCTACGAACTGCTGACAGCCCTTCCCGAGGCTTCGAAACAACAGTTCTACCGCATGGCCAAATTCGACTACGCCCGCTTCGCGGGGCTGTTCGACCTGTCGCCGAAGAAAAACCTCATCATCATCGGCACGAGCCACAGTTCCGCCGCGAGCGAACAGCAGCAGGCGGCCTATGTGGAACGGATCATACAGCAGTACGGCAGCGATTACGACATCTTCTTCAAGCCCCATCCCGCCGACAGCTCGTCGGCCGGTTACCCCGACCGGTTCGAGGGGCTGACGCTGCTGCCGGGCCAGATGCCGTTCGAAATCTTCGTCTGGGCGCTGCTCGACAAAATCGACATGATCGGCGGCTACCCCTCGACGACCTTTATCTCCGTACCGCTCGACAAGGTGGGCTTCCTCTTTGCCGCCGATGCCGACGGACTCGTCCGGCCGTTGAACATCCTTTTCCGCGACGCCGCGAACGTGGAATGGATTCAGTAA
- a CDS encoding GNAT family N-acetyltransferase encodes MQQKENTVPIIEPVARELLLAELTPARKMRNTHRAGNEIYIFSAAECPSLMREVGRLREAAFRGAGGGTGQEVDIDEEDLAGDGYYQLIVWDPSAQEIVGGYRFIVCTTPNPRHLSTEHYFRFSERFRRKFLPRTIELGRSFVQPAYQARGNAKSIYALDNLWDGLGALIVLNPKAKYLFGKVTMYTTYKAVARNALIWFLRRYFPDRDQLVEGIHPIRLDLDDPYYEELFCGATYMENYRILIQQIRKFNENIPPLINAYMNLSPTMRVFDTVSNPDFGGVEETGILVTIRDIYPEKRLRYTRWLGWRANLKHRREEFSERLREHFERIKKKRNA; translated from the coding sequence ATGCAACAGAAAGAGAATACAGTACCCATCATCGAACCGGTCGCCCGGGAACTGCTGCTCGCAGAACTGACGCCCGCCCGCAAGATGCGCAACACCCACCGGGCAGGCAATGAAATCTACATCTTTTCGGCCGCCGAATGCCCCTCGCTCATGCGCGAGGTGGGCCGCCTGCGCGAAGCGGCCTTCCGCGGCGCCGGCGGCGGCACGGGGCAGGAGGTGGACATCGACGAGGAAGACCTCGCGGGCGACGGCTACTACCAGCTGATCGTCTGGGACCCCTCGGCGCAGGAGATCGTCGGCGGTTACCGCTTCATCGTCTGCACCACGCCCAACCCCCGCCATCTCTCGACCGAACACTATTTCCGTTTCAGCGAGCGTTTCCGCCGGAAGTTCCTGCCCCGGACCATCGAACTGGGGCGTTCGTTCGTGCAGCCCGCCTACCAGGCCCGCGGCAACGCCAAGAGCATCTATGCGCTGGACAACCTCTGGGACGGACTGGGCGCGCTGATCGTATTGAACCCCAAGGCCAAATACCTTTTCGGCAAAGTCACCATGTACACGACCTACAAGGCCGTGGCCCGCAACGCGCTGATCTGGTTCCTGCGCCGCTATTTCCCCGACCGCGACCAGCTGGTGGAGGGCATCCATCCCATACGGCTCGACCTGGACGACCCTTATTACGAGGAACTGTTCTGCGGCGCGACCTACATGGAGAACTACCGCATCCTGATCCAGCAGATCCGCAAGTTCAACGAGAACATCCCGCCGCTGATCAACGCCTACATGAACCTTTCGCCCACGATGCGGGTTTTCGACACGGTGTCGAACCCCGATTTCGGCGGTGTGGAGGAGACGGGCATCCTGGTGACGATCCGCGACATCTATCCCGAAAAACGCCTGCGCTACACCCGCTGGCTGGGGTGGCGGGCCAATCTGAAACACCGCCGCGAGGAGTTCAGCGAACGCCTGCGCGAACATTTCGAACGCATCAAGAAAAAGCGGAACGCCTGA
- the rsmH gene encoding 16S rRNA (cytosine(1402)-N(4))-methyltransferase RsmH, whose protein sequence is MSQYHTPVLLEESVGLLAVEPAGTYADLTFGGGGHSRRILSDLGPEGRLYGFDQDRDTLENRPDDARFHYVESNFRFLRGALRLRGVTEVDGILADLGVSSHHFDAVERGFSFRGEAPLDMRMNQRGRLTAADVVNDYTAEDLTRILGDWGEVETPWKVANCLVKARAAAPVTTTAQLVGAVKPCTPKKDEAKFLTKLFQALRIEVNGEMEALKMALEQSLRVLKPGGRLVVISYHSLEDRLVKNFMRSGNFSGQVEKDFFGRSQAPFDLVTRKAVTPSAEELDRNPRSRSAKLRAAVKR, encoded by the coding sequence ATGTCGCAATACCATACTCCCGTACTGCTGGAAGAGTCTGTGGGACTGCTCGCTGTCGAACCTGCGGGCACTTACGCCGACCTCACTTTCGGCGGAGGCGGCCATTCGCGCCGCATCCTCTCCGACCTGGGGCCGGAAGGCCGTCTGTACGGCTTCGACCAGGACCGCGACACGCTGGAGAACCGTCCCGACGATGCGCGTTTTCACTACGTGGAGAGCAATTTCCGCTTCCTGCGGGGGGCGCTGCGGCTGCGCGGCGTGACGGAGGTCGACGGCATTCTGGCCGACCTGGGGGTTTCGTCGCACCATTTCGACGCCGTGGAGCGCGGATTCTCGTTCCGCGGAGAGGCTCCGCTCGACATGCGCATGAACCAGAGGGGGCGGCTCACGGCGGCCGACGTGGTGAACGACTACACCGCGGAGGACCTGACCCGCATTCTGGGCGACTGGGGCGAGGTAGAAACACCGTGGAAGGTTGCCAACTGTCTGGTCAAGGCCCGTGCGGCGGCGCCCGTGACGACCACGGCGCAGCTGGTCGGAGCCGTGAAGCCCTGCACGCCCAAAAAGGACGAGGCGAAATTCCTGACCAAACTTTTCCAGGCCCTGCGCATCGAGGTCAACGGCGAGATGGAGGCGTTGAAAATGGCGCTGGAGCAGAGCCTGCGGGTGCTGAAGCCCGGCGGCCGGCTGGTCGTTATCTCCTACCATTCGCTCGAAGACAGGCTGGTGAAGAATTTCATGCGCAGCGGCAACTTCTCGGGGCAGGTCGAAAAGGACTTTTTCGGTCGTTCGCAGGCCCCGTTCGACCTCGTGACGCGCAAGGCCGTGACCCCTTCG